CGCAGGCCCAGGTCTTCGCGACCCTTGCCGCGCACGGCGTGAGATTCGAAGTCGTCCACGGCGGTATCAACGACATCCACGGTCGAGTGTTCGGCCACCTCACCCTCGCGCTCACCGGCGAGGCGGATGCCGTGGAGCGCGCACTGGCGGCGGCATCCACCGTCGCTCGTCTGACCGAGGAGGACACTCGTGGATAGGCTCATCACTCTTCTGCCGCAGCTCTGGGACGCGACGGTCGAGACCCTCTACGTCGCCTCCGCCGGGCTGCTGCTCGGCGGCCTCGGCGGCCTGGTGCTCGGAATGGCGCTCTACGCCACGCGGGCCGGCAGCCTCTTTCCCCACCGCGTGGTGTTCGGGGTTCTCAACGTCATCGTGAACACTTTCCGTCCGATACCGTTCATCATTCTGCTCGCCGCCGTCCAACCGATCGCCCGCGGCATCGGACTTCCCGGCATCGGCGTGCCGTTCGCGATCTTCGCGATCACGATCGCGTCGCTGTTCGCGATCAGTCGCATCGTCGAACAGAACCTGCTGACGGTGCGCCCGGGCGTGGTGGAGGCTGCGCGCGCCGCGGGAGCGAGCCGCTCCAGGATCCTGTTCCGACTGATCCCGCGCGAGGCGCTCGGCCCGCTCCTGCTGGGTTACACCTTCGTCGTCGTCGCCCTCGTGGACATGACGGCGATGGCCGGCGCCATCGGCGCGGGCGGTCTCGGCGAGTTCGCCATCAACTACGGCTTCAAACAGTTCAACCCGTGGGTGACGTGGTCGGCGGTGCTCGTGATCATCGTCATCGTGCAGCTCGTGCAGTTCGTGGGCAACGCCCTCGCTCGACGCGTCCTGCGTCGTTAGCGATCAGCAGGTGAGGCCGTTGGTCGGCACGGTACCGTCGACGAGATAGGACTCCACGGCCGTGTCGACGCAGGCGTTGCCCTTGTTGTAGCCGGTGTGGCCCTCGCCTTGGCGGGTGATCAGCACGCCCGAAGACAGCTGCTGCGCGAGCGACACCGACCACGCGTACGGGGTGGCCGGGTCGTTCGTCGTGCCGACGACGACGATCGGAGCCGCCCCATCGGCGGTGATCTTCTCACGCACGCCGGTGGGCGGATACGGCCACACCTCGCAGACGTCGACGCCCTGCCAGTACGGGGCGATCGTCGGCGCCTTCTGCTTCACGAGCGCGTCGGCGGCATCCTTGTCGGCCTGCGCGGTGTCGAGCGGGTAGTCCATGCAGTTGTAGGCACGGAACGCCTCGGTGGAGTTGTCCTGGTAGGTGCCGTTGGAGCGCGCGTAATAGAAGTCCGCGAGCTGGAACGCCGTGTCGGGCTTGCCGGCGAGGGCATCCGACAGAGCGGTGGACAGATACGTCCAGCTGTCCTGCGAGTACAGGGCGGCGATGATCGCCGTCATCAGCGTGTCGGCGCCGAGCTTGCGGCCGTCCGAAGCGGTGAGCGGCACGCGGTCGACGCTGGCCAACAGGGTGCCGAGCGCCGCCATGCCCTCATCGACCATGCCGGAGAACGGACAGCTGCGGCTCTGCAGACAGTCCGTCATGTACGCCCGCAGCGCCGACTCGAACCCGATCGCCTGCGTCGTGCTCACGTCGAGCCCGGAAACCGACGGATCGATCGCGCCGTCGAGCACGAGTCGTCCGACCCGTTCGGGGAACAGCTTCGCGTAGGTCGCGCCCAGGAAGGTGCCGTAGGAGTAGCCGAGATAGTAGAGTTTGCTGTCCCCGAGCACGGCGCGCAGCAGATCCATGTCGCGCGCCGCATTGTCGGTGGTGATGTACGGCAGGATGCCGCCGCTGTTGGCCTCGCAGGCCGCGACGAAGTCGCGGTTTCGCGCCGTCAGCTCGTCGGTCCACCCCTGGCTGCCGCGCGGATCGGCGGGAATGTCGAAGAGGTAGGCGTCCATCGCTGACGGGTCGAAACACCGCACCGCGGTCGAGCGGCCGACGCCGCGGGGGTCGAAACCGATGACGTCGTAGGCGTTCGACAGCGCGGAGCCCACCGCGAACGACGAGGACTGGGCGATGAGGTCGTACCCGCTCGCGCCCGGACCTCCCGGGTTGGTCAGGAGTGAGCCGATCGGCACCCCGTCCGTCGCGGCGCGTCGGATGACGGCGAGATCGATCGTCCCGACGGCAGGGTCGGACCAGTCCAGCGGGGCCGTCACCGTGGTGCAGTCGAAGCGACCGGCATCGGTTCCGGCGCACGCCTTCCAGTCGAGCGCCTGCCCGTAGAACTGCTCGAACCCGGCCGGAACGCCGTCGACGTCGGGCTGGCGGCTCGGCGCCGGCGTGGTCGCGCTCTCGGGCGGAATCGCCGCATAGAGGCATCCGGTGAGCATCGTGGATGCCGCGGCGACGGATGCGACCGCGACCAGCGCACGGCGGATGAGAGTTCGGCGGGGACGGCGGGGTGTCTCGGTCACAGGGTCCTCCCGCTCGCGACGGTCACGAGCATGCTCTCCAGGGCCAGGGTGGGGGCGGCGTTGCCCTCCAGGTTGCGTCGGGTGGCGGCGATCGCGTCGAGCACGACGAGGGTCCGCGGAGCGCTCCACGCGGCCGCGAGTGCTGCCAGCGCGTCGGCCAACTCGCGGTTGATGAGATCGTCGTCGCGGCCGAACTGCAGCATCAGAACGTCGCGGAACATCGACTCGAGGTCGGTCAGGACGCGATCGATGCCGTCACGCAGACTCCGGGTGGCCCGACGCTTCTGATCGTCCTCCAGCGCGCTGAGCTGACTGCGCACGGCGGGCGGCACCGCCGCTCCCGGAGTGATGCCCAGCGTCCGCAACAACGCCTCCCGTTCGGCATCGTCGCGTTCGGCGGTCAGCGCCTTGGCGTCGTCGGTGGCGACCTGAACGATGCGCGCCGCCGTCTCGACGGCCGACCCGACGCCACGCACCGACATCACGGCGCGCAGGGTCTCGTCACGGCGCGCCCGCGCGTCGGCATCCGTCGCAAGGCGCACGGCCATGCCGATGTGACGCTGCGACAGCCGCGCCGCCTGCTCGGCGGTCTGCTCGTCGACGCCCGTACGCGCCACGATGAGCCGGGCGACGTCCGCGACGTCGGGCTCGCGCAGGCGGAGAGTGCGCACGCGCGAGCGGATGGTGGGCAGAAGGTCGGCCTCGCTCGGCGCGCAGAGAATCCACACGGTGCGCTCGGGCGGCTCCTCGAGCGCCTTGAGCAACACGTTGCTGGTGCGCTCGATCATGCGATCGGCGTCTTCCATCACCATGACGCGGTACCGGCCCAGCGACGGAGAGAAATAGGAGCGTTCGACGAGGGCGCGCGCGTCCTTGATGGAGATGATGACGCCCTCGGTGCGCAGCGCCGTGAGGTCGGGGTGCGTTCCCGCGAGCACCTGGCGCATGGCCGCCTCATCGCCCGGCTCAGCGATGAGCGCGGCGGCGAATGCCGCGGCCAGCGTCGAGCGTCCCGACCCGGCGGGGCCGGTGATCAGCCAGGCGTGGGCGAGCTGACTGGGATCGGATGCCGCGGCCTGCAGCTGCTGCAACGCCTCGTCCTGACCCCACACCTCGCCCCACGGCAACGCGGCGCGGGATCGATCTGCCGTGGCGATCGCCGAATCCGCACTCATGAGCCCAGCCTACGGGCAGGTGCCGACAGCCCACCGCCGATCGGGTCGTGCCGCGGAGGTGACACCTCAGGCCAGCAGAGGGCGGATGCGATCGCGGACAGCGGCGGCGAGCTCGTCCTCCGACCGTGCCGCGTCGAGCACGAGAAAGCGGCGTGGATCGGCCGCCGCGAGGGCGAGGAAGGCGTCGCGGACCCGCTCATGGAACGCGCTCTTCTCGGCCTCGAGACGGTCGAAGGGCTTGTCCGCCGCGTCGAGGCGCCGCCGCGCGACAGCCGGGTCGAGGTCGAGCAGCACCGTCAGATCCGGCAGCGCCCCCTCGGTGGCCCACATCGACAGATCCCGCACCTGCTCGGCATCCAGCACGCGTCCCGCGCCCTGGTAGGCCACGGAGGAATCGAGATAGCGGTCCTGAATCACCACGTCGCCGCGCCCCAGCGCCGGCCGCACGAGCGTGGCCACGTGCTGGGCGCGGTCCGCGGCGTACAACAGCGCCTCGGCCCGCGGCGCGACCTCGCCGCGATGGTGCAGCACGATCTCGCGGATGAGCACACCCACCTCAGTGCCGCCGGGTTCGCGCGTGCGCACGACCGTGCGCTGCTGCTCACGCAACCAGTTCTCCAGACGCGTGGCCTGCGTGGTCTTGCCGGTGCCGTCGCCGCCCTCGAAGGTGACCCAGATCCCGCGGGTCATTTCTTCTTGGCGGCCGGCTTGCGCGTGGTCGTCGCTCGCCGGGTGGTGCGCTTGGGCGCGGGACCTTTGGCGCGCTTGTCCGCCAGCATCTGCACGGCGACCTCGAACGTGATGTCATCGGCGGTCTGCCCACGCGGGATGGTGACATTCGTGGTGCCGTCGGTCACGTACGCGCCGAACCGGCCATCCTTGATGCGGATGGGCTTGCCCGACACGGGGTCGGCCTCGAACTCCTTCAGGAAGCTCGCGGCGCGGTTCGCGTACTTGGGCTGCGCATAGATCTCCAGCGCCTGCTCGAGCGTGATGTCGAAGATCTGGTCCTCGCTCGTGAGCGAGCGCGAGTCCGTGCCCTTCTTCAGGTACGGGCCATAGGGGCCGTTCTGGGCCGTGATCGGAGTCTGCGTCTCCGGGTCGACGCCGACGGTGCGCGGCAGCGAGAAGAGCTTCAGAGCGGTCTCGAGGTCGATGGTCTCGGGCGACATGCTCTTGAACAGCGACGCACGGCGCGGCTTGGGCGCTTCGACCTTCTTCTTGGCGACGCGCTTCTTGGGGGCGCCTTCGGTCGCGACCGGCTCGGGCTCGGACTCGGGATCGGCGGGCAGCACCTCTTCGAGGTAGGGACCGAAGCGTCCATCCTTGACGACGATGTCCCGCCCGTTGTCCGGGTTCTGCCCGAGCACCCGGTCGCCGGCGATTGGCGCGTCGATGAGCTCACGAGCCTTGTCGGGGGTGAGCTCGTCGGGGGCCAGATCGCTCGGGACGTTGACGATGCGCGTCGTGCCGTCATCGTTGGGCACGTCGAGGTACGGCCCGTAGCGTCCGAAGCGGAGCGTGGCGACGTCGCCGATCTTGGTGGCGTTGATCTCACGCGCGTCGATCTCGCCGAGGTTGTCGAGGATGTGGCGCAGACCGACGTGGTTCTCGGAGCCGAAGTAGAACTCGTTCAACCACGCGACCCGCTGCTGCTCGCCGCGGGCGATCGCGTCGAGATCGTCTTCGAGCGCCGCGGTGAAGTCGTAGTCCACGAGGTCGGCGAAGTGCTCCTCGAGCAGTCGGACGACGCTGAACGCGAGCCAGCTCGGAACCAGCGCCTGGCCCCGCTTGGTGACGTACTCGCGATTGATGATGACGTCGATGATGCTCGCGAAGGTGGATGGGCGGCCGATCCCCTTCTCCTCGAGCGCCTTGACCAGCGAAGCCTCGGTGTAGCGGGGCTTCGGGCTCGTCGCATGGCCCTTGGGCTCGACGTCGCTCAGAGAGAGCACGTCGCCGACGGCGAGCGCCGGAAGGGACTGATCGTCGGACTTGTCCGCGTCGCCGCGCTTCTCGTCCCGTCCCTCTTCGTAGGCCTCGAGGAAGCCTTTGAAGGTGTAGACGGTGCCCGATGCGGTGAAGGCGGCCGTCCGACCTGCGGCTTCGGTCTCGAGCGTCACCGTGGTCGTTTCGTACTTCGCATCCGACATCTGCGAGGCGACGGTGCGCTTCCAGATGAGCTCGTACAGACGCAGCTCGTCGCGGTCGAGCGAGGACGCGACGGATGCCGGGGTGCGGAACGCATCACCGGAGGGGCGGATCGCCTCGTGGGCCTCCTGCGCGTTCTTGCTGTTGTTGCGGTAGCTGCGCGGGTTGACCGGGACGGCCTTGTCGCCGTACAGGGCGACGGCCTGGGTGCGCGCGGCGGTGACGGCCTGCGTCGACAGGGCCGTCGAGTCGGTGCGCATATAGGTGATGAAACCCTTCTCGTAGAGCCGCTGCGCGACGCCCATGGCGTGCTTGGCGCTCATCGAGAGCTTGCGTCCGGCCTCCTGCTGCAGGGTGGAGGTGGTGAACGGCGGCTTCGGGCTGCGGGTGCCGGGCTTGGCTTCGACGGCGGTGACGGTGGCGTCGCCTCGCGTCTCGATCGCGGTGGCAAGTTCACGCGCCTGCGACTCCGTCAGCACGACGACGGCCTTCTTGAGCTGACCGGCGTCGTCGAAGTCGGTGCCGCGGGCCAGCGGCGCGCCGTCGAGGCGGGCGAGGCGCGTGGCGAAGGGCTCCTGTCCGGAGGCGGCGAGTGCCTCCACATCCCAGTAGGAGGCCGAGACGAACGCCATCCGCTCACGCTCGCGATCGACGACCAGGCGGGTGGCCGCCGACTGCACGCGCCCGGCGGAGGTGCCCTGACCGACCTTGCGCCGGGTGACGTCGGACACGTCCCACCCGTACAGGCGGTCGAGGATGCGGCGTGTCTCCTGAGCGTCGACCAGCGCGAGATCGAGCTCGCGGGTGTTGTCGACGGCGGCGCGGATGGCGTCCTTGGTGATCTCGTGGAACACCATGCGCTTGACGGGGACCTTGGGCTTGAGTGCCTCCAGGAGGTGCCACGCGATGGCTTCGCCTTCGCGGTCTTCATCGGTTGCGAGCAGGAGCTCGTCGGCGTTCTTCAGGGCGCGCTTGAGTTCGGCGACGGTCTTCTTGCCGCGCTCGCTCTCCACGTACAGAGGAGTGAAGCCGTTCTCGATGTCGATCGAGTACTTCCCGACCGAGGTCTTCTTCAGTTCGGCGGGAATGTCCTTCTTGTCCGCAAGGTCACGAATGTGACCGACCGAGCTGAGCACCTCGTATCCGTCGCCCAGGTATCCCTGGATCGACTTCATCTTCGTCGGCGACTCGACGATGACGAGCTTCTTGCCCCCAGCACTCTTGACAGCTGCCACGTGGCGTCCTTTCTCCGATGCACACCATACACACCGCCCCATGGGGAAGACGCTGGGAGCGGGCCGGTCATTCCCTCCCCGACGGCGGTCCGGCGCGCGCGCGGGCTTCGGCGCCGAGCAGGCCGCCGCCGACGCGGACGCGAACGGTGGCGGTCATCTCGACGACCGCGCACGCGACGAGTTCCGCCCCCACGGAGGCGGCCACCTCGGCCGCGCGATCGCACGGCACGCCGACCGCAGCTCCGGTCACGGCATCCGCGGCGGCGAGAGCCGCGGCGTCGGCCGCTCCCGCCGCGCGAGCGGAGTGGACCGAGGCGGCGCCGACCGCGCCGACTCCCACCGCTGCCGCCGCGGCGACGGCGAGAGCGCCGAGCGCGACGGCGGACCCGGCCATCAGACGGACTCCCCACCGCGCGCGTCGAACGTATCCGCCGACACCATGCTCACCGGCCGCCGTCAAGAGCGCAGGAGCGCGCGCTCAGCTCGGGAAGGGGCAACGGCACGCGGACGCCGGCGGAGGCCGTCACGCAGACGAGGTCGCCGTCCGCGGCGATCGCATCGAGACGCGCATCGGCGATGGTCGCAACGAGCTCGGCCACCCGATCGGGCTCGCCGCGAGCGGCGAGTCGCGCGGCCTGTGCAACCGCCTGCTCCAGACGCACGAGGCGACCCACGGCACTCAGAGAGCCCGCGGTCAGGGCGATGAGAAGGACCACCGCGGGCACGATGACGGCGAATTCGGCAGTCGCGGATCCGCCGTCATCGCACCGGCGGATCATGCGACCGTCAGTGCGCGGCGGACGAGGTCGGTGAGGATGCCGCGGACCTCATCGCTGCGCATGATCATGACGAGCAGCCCGGCGAAGGCCACGGCGGCCATGGTGGCCACGGCGTACTCCGCAGTGGCCGCCCCCGACTCGTCGGAGTAGAGCTCGCGCGCACGTCGCAGCGTGAGCGGCGGCAGAGCGGTGGCCCCGCCGCTCGTGAGCGTGATGGGCGAAGGATGGAACATGCAGAGTCCTACTTTCTCTCGGTGTGGAAGGGGGCACGTCAGGCCGCCGGCGATCCCGCGGACGTGAGGAGAGGCGTCGACCCGCTGAGGACCGAGATCAGCAGGGGCGCGACGCCGAGCAGAAGGAAGGCGGGCAGGGTGCAGACACCCATCGGCAGGAGCAGCCGAGAGCTGAGGCGAGCGGCGCGCAGCCGGCCGTCCGTGCGCGCCCTGCGACGCTGCTCTGCCGCGTCCGCACGCAGCAACTCCACCGCGCGCGCACCGGCACGTCGTGAGAGCCGAAGCATCGCGTGGACGTCGGCTTCGATCTCGCCCGCGCCCGCAGCGGTGGTCACGGCGAGGGCGCGCTCGACCGACACGCCCCCGCTGAGAGCGATCGCCACGATCTCGCTCTGCAGTCCCGCCAGCCGCCTGTCGGGCTCCGCCCGAGCGACGAGGCGCGCCGTCCAGAGGCGCGCTGCGAGCATGAGCGCGGCGCCGGTGGCGATGCAGCCGATTCCGGCCGGGTGCACCAGCACCGCGGCCACGTCGAATCCGAGGGCGATCCCGAGAAGGATCGCGACGGCAGGCAACCACGCGACGAGGCGCGCCGTGGCCCGAGGGTCGGCAAGGGCCACGGCGACGTCATCGCGCATCTCGGCAGCTGATCGCAGCGCGCCGGCGAACTGGCGAAGACTCGGCGCCAGCGGAGCTCCGACCGTCTGGGCGACGCGCCAGGCCACCGCGACGTCGGTCCACGCCCCTCCCAGCCGATCCATGTTCTCCGTCGGATCGAGCAGCGGGTGGTGCTGCGGAGGGGGAACGCCCTCCGCGTCCCCTCCGCCGTCGGGCGCAGCCTCGTCGAGGAGGCGCAGCGCCGTGGCATCGCCGTCCTCCGCCAACAGTGACCACGCCTGCGCCGGCGCGACACCGGCCTCCAGCAGGACGGCGAGCCTCTGCAACGTCTCGGCGGCCTCCGTGGCGTCAGCCGGGGCAGCCTTCATGGCACGGCCGCCATTTCCAACCGACCATGGCCGTCGAGCCCGGGCCGGGCGAAACCGACCACGCGACGAATGCCGTCCGGACCGCGCTCGACGTGCACCACGACACCGATCGCGCTGACGACGTGGCGCGCGAGCGCCCGATCGTCCATTCCGGCGAGAGCGCCCAGCGCTTCGAGCCGAGCGGGCAGATCGGCGATACGGCCGACGTGCACCGTGCCCGCGCCGCCCTCGTGACCCGTGTTCAGGGCGGTCAGCAGTTCGCGGACCTCCTCGCCACGACACTCTCCGACGACCAGCCGATCGGGCCGCATCCGCAGGGCTTCGCGGACGAGACGCGACAGCGGAACGGCGCCGGCGCCTTCGAGATTCGGTTGGCGCGCTTCGAGACGCACATGGTGCGGATGGTCCACCCGCAACTCGGCGACGTCCTCGATCGTGACGATTCGCTCGTGCGGCGGTACCAGACCCAACAACGCCGACAGCAGCGTAGTCTTGCCCGCACCCGTCGCGCCCGACACCAGGATGTTGCGACGCGCCGCCACGAGCTTCTCGAGCCGCCTGTGGGTCTCGGCATCGCAGAGGCCGCGACGGGCGAGCTCGTCGAGATCGGGGACGTCGACCTGCGGCAGACGGATCGATATGGCCGTGCCCGTGCACGCGACAGGGGGAAGCACGGCGTGCACGCGCGCGCCGTGCTCCCACCGCACGTCGACCACGGGCGAGGCGTCGTCGAGGTGGCGCCCGCCGATTCCGACGAGCGCGACGGCCAGCGCGCGCAGCTCATCGGCATCCGCCCGCCACTCGACGACCGGCACGGCCCCGGCGCCGCGGTCGACGAACAGGCCGTCCGTGCCGTTGATGAACACGTCCGTCACCTCGGGATCGCTCAGGAGGTGATGAAGGGGGTCGAGGGCCGGGTGATCGGGAAGGCGCCGGCGTCGCGCACGACGCAGCGGAACCGGCCCCGACGCCATCGCGGGCTCCGCCGCGTCGGCGCGGACACGCGCGACGGACTCGACGCCACGCTCATCGACGACGAACCGGCGTACCGCCTCCGGAACGCGACGTGTGCCGCGGCGGTGGGCGACGAAAGGCTCGGACATACCCCGACGCTACGTGCGCGGCGCGCGGCGACGGCCGGGCGCGACCTCACCCGTGAGGAACGCAGCGCCCGCCCTCCCTGGGGAGGAGCCGACGGGCGGAAAGAGAGAAGGCGGCATCCCATAGGGGGAGATGGGATGCCGCCACGCGACATCCCGGAATCGGGGGTGGTCGGGAGTCGCGCTGCCTGAATCGAAGTTCGGCCGGATCGAGCATACGCAGACGTCCAGCCCCGCTCCACTCGAAAACGCGTGTCGACGCTGATATATCGGTGAAACCACGGACCCGCGCCGCAGGGCTCACCCCTCCTTCCGGAGGTAGTGCCGTGTCGGTCGCGATCGCTAGATTTCGTGAGTCGTCCGGGACCCGATCCCGCCACCGCCGCAAAGGAGCGCGCAGATGAGCAGCCAGATCGACCACCTGCTGAATGAAACCCGCCGGTTCGCCCCCTCCCCCGAGTTCGCCGCGGATGCCGTCGCCACCGCCGATCTCTACGCGCAGGCGGATGCCGACCGTGAAGGATTCTGGGCCGAGCAGGCCCGGAGCCTGCACTGGCACACCCCGTTCACCCAGGTCCTGGACTGGACGAACCCGCCTTTCGCCCAGTGGTTCGCCGACGGCGAGCTCAACGTCGCGTACAACTGCCTCGACCGCCACCTCGCGGCCGGCAACGGCGACCGCGTCGCCCTGCTGTGGGAAGGCGAGCCGGGCGATGAGCGCCGGATCACCTACGCCGAACTGACCGAGGAGGTCAAGCGGACGGCGAACGTGCTGGAGCATCTCGGCATCGGAGCCGGCGACCGGGTCGCCATCTACCTGCCGATGATCCCCGAGGCGATCGTCGCGATGCTCGCGGTCGCCCGGATCGGCGCCATCCACTCCGTGATCTTCGGCGGGTTCTCGGCCGACAGCCTGCGCTCGCGCATCGACGATGCAGGAGCGAAACTCGTCATCACCGCCGACGGCGGATACCGCAAGGGACGCGTCTCGCCCCTCAAGCCGGCGGTGGACCAGGCCCTGGGCGACCGCGGCGAGGGGCTTCAGGAGAGCGTGGAACATGTGCTGGTGGTGCGCCGCGCCGACAACGAGATCTCCTGGACCGAGGGTCGCGACATCTGGTGGCACGACGCGGTT
The DNA window shown above is from Microbacterium laevaniformans and carries:
- a CDS encoding methionine ABC transporter permease → MDRLITLLPQLWDATVETLYVASAGLLLGGLGGLVLGMALYATRAGSLFPHRVVFGVLNVIVNTFRPIPFIILLAAVQPIARGIGLPGIGVPFAIFAITIASLFAISRIVEQNLLTVRPGVVEAARAAGASRSRILFRLIPREALGPLLLGYTFVVVALVDMTAMAGAIGAGGLGEFAINYGFKQFNPWVTWSAVLVIIVIVQLVQFVGNALARRVLRR
- a CDS encoding alpha/beta hydrolase, with translation MTETPRRPRRTLIRRALVAVASVAAASTMLTGCLYAAIPPESATTPAPSRQPDVDGVPAGFEQFYGQALDWKACAGTDAGRFDCTTVTAPLDWSDPAVGTIDLAVIRRAATDGVPIGSLLTNPGGPGASGYDLIAQSSSFAVGSALSNAYDVIGFDPRGVGRSTAVRCFDPSAMDAYLFDIPADPRGSQGWTDELTARNRDFVAACEANSGGILPYITTDNAARDMDLLRAVLGDSKLYYLGYSYGTFLGATYAKLFPERVGRLVLDGAIDPSVSGLDVSTTQAIGFESALRAYMTDCLQSRSCPFSGMVDEGMAALGTLLASVDRVPLTASDGRKLGADTLMTAIIAALYSQDSWTYLSTALSDALAGKPDTAFQLADFYYARSNGTYQDNSTEAFRAYNCMDYPLDTAQADKDAADALVKQKAPTIAPYWQGVDVCEVWPYPPTGVREKITADGAAPIVVVGTTNDPATPYAWSVSLAQQLSSGVLITRQGEGHTGYNKGNACVDTAVESYLVDGTVPTNGLTC
- a CDS encoding DNA polymerase III subunit delta', yielding MSADSAIATADRSRAALPWGEVWGQDEALQQLQAAASDPSQLAHAWLITGPAGSGRSTLAAAFAAALIAEPGDEAAMRQVLAGTHPDLTALRTEGVIISIKDARALVERSYFSPSLGRYRVMVMEDADRMIERTSNVLLKALEEPPERTVWILCAPSEADLLPTIRSRVRTLRLREPDVADVARLIVARTGVDEQTAEQAARLSQRHIGMAVRLATDADARARRDETLRAVMSVRGVGSAVETAARIVQVATDDAKALTAERDDAEREALLRTLGITPGAAVPPAVRSQLSALEDDQKRRATRSLRDGIDRVLTDLESMFRDVLMLQFGRDDDLINRELADALAALAAAWSAPRTLVVLDAIAATRRNLEGNAAPTLALESMLVTVASGRTL
- the tmk gene encoding dTMP kinase; protein product: MTRGIWVTFEGGDGTGKTTQATRLENWLREQQRTVVRTREPGGTEVGVLIREIVLHHRGEVAPRAEALLYAADRAQHVATLVRPALGRGDVVIQDRYLDSSVAYQGAGRVLDAEQVRDLSMWATEGALPDLTVLLDLDPAVARRRLDAADKPFDRLEAEKSAFHERVRDAFLALAAADPRRFLVLDAARSEDELAAAVRDRIRPLLA
- the topA gene encoding type I DNA topoisomerase — encoded protein: MKSIQGYLGDGYEVLSSVGHIRDLADKKDIPAELKKTSVGKYSIDIENGFTPLYVESERGKKTVAELKRALKNADELLLATDEDREGEAIAWHLLEALKPKVPVKRMVFHEITKDAIRAAVDNTRELDLALVDAQETRRILDRLYGWDVSDVTRRKVGQGTSAGRVQSAATRLVVDRERERMAFVSASYWDVEALAASGQEPFATRLARLDGAPLARGTDFDDAGQLKKAVVVLTESQARELATAIETRGDATVTAVEAKPGTRSPKPPFTTSTLQQEAGRKLSMSAKHAMGVAQRLYEKGFITYMRTDSTALSTQAVTAARTQAVALYGDKAVPVNPRSYRNNSKNAQEAHEAIRPSGDAFRTPASVASSLDRDELRLYELIWKRTVASQMSDAKYETTTVTLETEAAGRTAAFTASGTVYTFKGFLEAYEEGRDEKRGDADKSDDQSLPALAVGDVLSLSDVEPKGHATSPKPRYTEASLVKALEEKGIGRPSTFASIIDVIINREYVTKRGQALVPSWLAFSVVRLLEEHFADLVDYDFTAALEDDLDAIARGEQQRVAWLNEFYFGSENHVGLRHILDNLGEIDAREINATKIGDVATLRFGRYGPYLDVPNDDGTTRIVNVPSDLAPDELTPDKARELIDAPIAGDRVLGQNPDNGRDIVVKDGRFGPYLEEVLPADPESEPEPVATEGAPKKRVAKKKVEAPKPRRASLFKSMSPETIDLETALKLFSLPRTVGVDPETQTPITAQNGPYGPYLKKGTDSRSLTSEDQIFDITLEQALEIYAQPKYANRAASFLKEFEADPVSGKPIRIKDGRFGAYVTDGTTNVTIPRGQTADDITFEVAVQMLADKRAKGPAPKRTTRRATTTRKPAAKKK
- a CDS encoding helicase, encoding MAGSAVALGALAVAAAAAVGVGAVGAASVHSARAAGAADAAALAAADAVTGAAVGVPCDRAAEVAASVGAELVACAVVEMTATVRVRVGGGLLGAEARARAGPPSGRE
- a CDS encoding pilus assembly protein; this translates as MIRRCDDGGSATAEFAVIVPAVVLLIALTAGSLSAVGRLVRLEQAVAQAARLAARGEPDRVAELVATIADARLDAIAADGDLVCVTASAGVRVPLPLPELSARSCALDGGR
- a CDS encoding DUF4244 domain-containing protein, with the protein product MFHPSPITLTSGGATALPPLTLRRARELYSDESGAATAEYAVATMAAVAFAGLLVMIMRSDEVRGILTDLVRRALTVA
- a CDS encoding pilus assembly protein TadB, with the translated sequence MKAAPADATEAAETLQRLAVLLEAGVAPAQAWSLLAEDGDATALRLLDEAAPDGGGDAEGVPPPQHHPLLDPTENMDRLGGAWTDVAVAWRVAQTVGAPLAPSLRQFAGALRSAAEMRDDVAVALADPRATARLVAWLPAVAILLGIALGFDVAAVLVHPAGIGCIATGAALMLAARLWTARLVARAEPDRRLAGLQSEIVAIALSGGVSVERALAVTTAAGAGEIEADVHAMLRLSRRAGARAVELLRADAAEQRRRARTDGRLRAARLSSRLLLPMGVCTLPAFLLLGVAPLLISVLSGSTPLLTSAGSPAA
- a CDS encoding TadA family conjugal transfer-associated ATPase; this translates as MSEPFVAHRRGTRRVPEAVRRFVVDERGVESVARVRADAAEPAMASGPVPLRRARRRRLPDHPALDPLHHLLSDPEVTDVFINGTDGLFVDRGAGAVPVVEWRADADELRALAVALVGIGGRHLDDASPVVDVRWEHGARVHAVLPPVACTGTAISIRLPQVDVPDLDELARRGLCDAETHRRLEKLVAARRNILVSGATGAGKTTLLSALLGLVPPHERIVTIEDVAELRVDHPHHVRLEARQPNLEGAGAVPLSRLVREALRMRPDRLVVGECRGEEVRELLTALNTGHEGGAGTVHVGRIADLPARLEALGALAGMDDRALARHVVSAIGVVVHVERGPDGIRRVVGFARPGLDGHGRLEMAAVP